A single Echinimonas agarilytica DNA region contains:
- a CDS encoding L-fucose/L-arabinose isomerase family protein, producing the protein MTINFLERKGLVEDLMKKAISAPAPRDNVAIGLIGIGFELHFDWEKAKASYTQAQQQMQAVMTTSNTLLAEPSPIQTREELLALLNSYAAKGMKALVIYQASYIAGDLAMALATWLRNNDIPMLSWSHTEVTGGNLTANRLCGQNFLLNNLASMDVKYSWVFAEPGAETLNASLDRFIRVASAKARMKFAKILMVGGMRVPGFYDCELNEMSISKHFGLDVDRVDLATVWLHGEKSFNAEVVNPIVEALLASPKLGENSVNEKELFLSVRLALAVGDYANQQGYIGVALKNWPELFEQYGIAGDGAGALVQDLGLPIADESDMGALLTMVTFNEMTLGASLPTLMDFSYVDHASNKVGMWHCGGSSTKLLREGTTLDMRNHSILDNFDPKESCGMLVEFLQETGPVTIAKYQYPHASTVFAFEGDIVDSPMRYRGCYGEVAPKDTCSKSIAASVMNHGMDHHWIMARGHVLDDLREFNYWTDVSELKTSAPATTGRGLPKKLDY; encoded by the coding sequence ATGACAATTAACTTTTTAGAACGCAAAGGTCTGGTAGAAGACCTTATGAAAAAAGCCATAAGCGCTCCCGCTCCTCGCGATAATGTTGCTATTGGCCTTATTGGTATTGGCTTTGAACTTCACTTTGACTGGGAAAAAGCTAAAGCATCCTACACGCAAGCGCAACAGCAGATGCAAGCGGTGATGACGACCAGCAACACCTTGCTCGCCGAGCCTAGCCCAATTCAAACGCGTGAAGAGCTGTTGGCTCTGCTCAACAGCTATGCGGCGAAGGGTATGAAAGCATTGGTGATTTATCAGGCATCTTATATTGCCGGTGATTTAGCCATGGCCTTGGCAACTTGGTTGCGCAATAACGATATTCCAATGTTGAGTTGGTCTCACACCGAGGTCACCGGTGGAAATTTAACAGCCAATCGGCTGTGTGGTCAGAACTTTTTACTGAATAACTTGGCATCCATGGATGTGAAATACAGCTGGGTATTCGCAGAGCCTGGTGCAGAAACGTTGAATGCATCGCTCGATCGATTTATTCGTGTCGCATCGGCAAAAGCACGGATGAAGTTTGCCAAGATCCTAATGGTTGGCGGTATGCGTGTGCCTGGCTTTTACGATTGTGAATTGAACGAAATGTCGATTTCTAAGCATTTCGGCTTGGATGTTGATCGAGTTGATTTAGCCACAGTGTGGTTACATGGCGAGAAATCATTTAACGCTGAGGTTGTGAATCCGATTGTTGAGGCGCTATTGGCTTCGCCTAAATTAGGCGAAAACAGCGTGAATGAAAAAGAACTATTTCTCTCTGTTCGTCTGGCCCTCGCTGTGGGTGACTATGCCAATCAACAGGGTTATATCGGCGTTGCGCTTAAAAATTGGCCGGAGCTTTTTGAACAATATGGTATTGCAGGGGATGGTGCAGGAGCTCTCGTTCAAGACTTAGGGTTGCCGATTGCAGATGAATCCGACATGGGAGCACTGCTGACCATGGTCACGTTCAACGAGATGACGTTGGGCGCAAGCTTACCCACGCTCATGGATTTTTCCTATGTTGATCATGCCAGCAATAAAGTGGGCATGTGGCATTGCGGCGGTAGCTCTACCAAGTTGCTGCGCGAAGGGACCACCCTAGACATGCGCAATCACAGTATTCTCGACAATTTCGACCCCAAAGAATCATGCGGCATGTTAGTGGAGTTTTTGCAAGAAACAGGCCCGGTCACTATCGCCAAATATCAGTATCCGCATGCGTCGACAGTATTTGCATTTGAAGGCGATATTGTCGATTCACCGATGCGCTACCGCGGTTGTTATGGCGAAGTGGCCCCAAAGGATACTTGCTCTAAATCGATTGCTGCATCGGTCATGAATCACGGCATGGATCACCACTGGATCATGGCACGCGGACACGTACTCGACGATTTACGTGAATTCAATTACTGGACTGATGTAAGCGAGCTGAAAACTTCAGCACCGGCCACAACCGGTCGCGGTCTCCCCAAGAAACTCGACTATTAA
- a CDS encoding class II fructose-bisphosphate aldolase encodes MMTNKLTPLVQSYRQQQRCLAGFNINDIYDLHAVALAANELDLPFMAMTYPPVAELNGTYLCRKMVDGFAQIANNDIFLHLDHSTSVDLCKRAIDDGYDSVMIDGSHGSLKDNIAMTKEVVAYARSAGVSVEAEIGKIMGRDVVVKSEDDYLASVADVKALYEEAGPDLVAVGIGTAHGFTPSTPKIHFNRLQEIANAIPAPLVLHGGTGIADEDIQRAIKMGIAKINIGTIVHSTYMREAHKEIDADIASAYPPVVMKSVIPRVQAVVLDRLKAVNPHL; translated from the coding sequence ATGATGACTAATAAATTAACCCCATTGGTACAGAGTTATCGTCAGCAACAGCGTTGCTTAGCCGGTTTCAATATCAATGATATATACGACCTGCATGCCGTGGCACTGGCAGCAAATGAGTTAGATTTACCATTTATGGCAATGACTTACCCGCCTGTAGCCGAGCTTAATGGCACATACTTGTGTCGTAAAATGGTGGACGGTTTTGCGCAAATTGCCAATAACGATATCTTTCTCCATTTAGATCACAGCACGTCGGTGGACCTTTGCAAACGTGCAATCGATGATGGCTATGACTCAGTGATGATTGACGGCTCACACGGCAGTCTCAAAGATAACATCGCAATGACCAAAGAAGTGGTGGCTTATGCTCGCAGTGCAGGTGTGAGTGTTGAAGCCGAGATTGGCAAAATTATGGGCCGGGATGTAGTGGTTAAAAGTGAAGATGACTATTTAGCGTCGGTTGCAGACGTTAAAGCTTTGTATGAGGAAGCGGGCCCCGATCTGGTAGCGGTTGGCATTGGAACTGCGCATGGCTTTACGCCGAGTACGCCTAAGATTCATTTCAATCGATTACAAGAGATTGCAAACGCAATCCCAGCTCCATTGGTGCTGCACGGTGGAACAGGCATTGCTGATGAAGATATTCAGCGCGCAATCAAAATGGGCATTGCCAAAATTAATATTGGAACGATTGTTCACAGCACATACATGCGCGAGGCTCACAAAGAAATTGATGCTGACATTGCATCTGCCTACCCACCCGTGGTCATGAAGTCCGTGATCCCAAGAGTTCAAGCGGTAGTACTCGACCGCTTGAAAGCGGTGAATCCTCACCTGTAA
- a CDS encoding zinc-dependent alcohol dehydrogenase — protein sequence MSIAIPEQAKVAVLTELKKFEFQQHPIPKITEDEILVKVEGCGVCGTDVHEYRNDPFGMIPVVLGHEGSGRIVKLGKNIVKDSAGKGIEIGSKLITSIIPCGECGPCTSTPGRTNLCENMGCYGLMGDQPDNKFNGWFGDYLVLKAGSTFFNVSEFSLEERILIEPIAVAVHAVERAKTTHLMNFVSPVLIQGAGPIGLSIIAVLKAMGVQTIIAVDGQNDRLKLAKELGASHGLNFTDFESTEALVNEVQSLTLGRGAQFAFQCTGSPAAASTVWKLIARGGGLCELGFFVDNGEAQLNPHFDMCNKEITMVGSWAYSPEDYPNAIACMKSIKQAGLPITKLVTHAFPLDQIGEAVETNIRMEGIKVITVNEP from the coding sequence ATGTCTATTGCAATTCCAGAGCAGGCGAAAGTCGCCGTACTGACTGAACTCAAGAAGTTCGAGTTTCAGCAACACCCGATCCCCAAAATTACCGAAGATGAAATTTTAGTCAAGGTCGAAGGCTGCGGTGTTTGTGGCACCGATGTCCATGAATATCGTAACGATCCTTTCGGCATGATTCCCGTTGTATTGGGGCATGAGGGCTCGGGGCGTATTGTTAAATTGGGCAAAAATATAGTTAAAGATTCCGCAGGAAAAGGCATAGAAATTGGTTCAAAACTCATCACAAGTATCATTCCATGCGGTGAATGTGGGCCTTGTACTAGCACTCCGGGGCGCACCAACCTGTGTGAAAATATGGGGTGTTACGGTTTAATGGGCGATCAGCCTGACAATAAATTCAATGGTTGGTTTGGTGATTATTTAGTGCTCAAAGCCGGTTCAACTTTCTTTAACGTGTCTGAATTTAGTCTCGAAGAACGCATTCTAATTGAACCAATAGCCGTTGCCGTTCACGCAGTCGAACGTGCGAAAACCACACACTTAATGAATTTCGTATCCCCCGTTCTGATTCAAGGCGCTGGTCCAATAGGTCTTTCTATCATCGCCGTACTCAAGGCGATGGGCGTACAGACGATTATCGCGGTGGATGGCCAGAACGACCGCTTAAAATTAGCCAAAGAATTGGGCGCATCTCATGGTCTTAATTTCACTGACTTTGAATCAACCGAAGCATTGGTGAACGAAGTTCAATCGTTGACTTTGGGGCGAGGTGCTCAATTTGCATTCCAATGTACCGGGAGCCCTGCGGCCGCCTCAACAGTATGGAAGCTAATTGCGAGGGGAGGAGGCTTATGTGAACTGGGCTTTTTTGTTGATAACGGCGAAGCCCAATTGAATCCTCATTTTGATATGTGCAACAAAGAAATCACGATGGTTGGCTCATGGGCATACAGCCCTGAAGACTACCCCAATGCCATTGCCTGTATGAAAAGCATCAAGCAGGCGGGCTTGCCGATCACCAAATTAGTGACTCATGCATTTCCCCTCGATCAAATTGGCGAAGCTGTTGAAACTAATATCCGAATGGAAGGCATCAAAGTGATTACAGTGAACGAGCCCTAA
- a CDS encoding endonuclease/exonuclease/phosphatase family protein translates to MAIEIKFASFNLYNFQKPGEKVYKKVVQPSDYKKKRRWTREMLLNMNADVIAFQELWSPDCLVDTFDIPELSHYQLHFIKPSWYNIAVAVAVKAPWVVSDKKVIKAFPFKKMVKVDDGDGEDDQLELSIKSFSRSLLKLKIHHSERPDVPTTTVFAAHLKSKLPAQVGQVNAKHRKSMGSAISTIRRTAEAAALRWLLTNHLKGTHKPTVLIGDLNDDPRSNTLALITEQPNLSMTAKGSDSSLYSALQMQQLQSYRDVFYTHEFNRMKDTLDHILVSEEFFVNSKDSHWQHKHTQVWNDHLEDNQAHTGDHGIICASFRYKPNA, encoded by the coding sequence ATGGCCATTGAAATCAAGTTCGCCTCATTTAACCTCTATAATTTTCAGAAACCTGGTGAGAAAGTTTATAAAAAAGTTGTTCAACCGTCCGATTATAAAAAGAAGCGAAGATGGACACGCGAAATGCTGCTCAACATGAATGCTGATGTCATCGCCTTTCAGGAGCTATGGTCGCCCGACTGCCTCGTCGATACCTTCGATATCCCTGAATTGAGCCACTACCAACTGCATTTTATCAAGCCATCTTGGTATAACATCGCAGTAGCCGTTGCAGTGAAAGCGCCTTGGGTGGTCAGTGATAAAAAGGTGATTAAGGCGTTCCCGTTTAAAAAAATGGTCAAAGTGGATGATGGTGACGGAGAAGACGACCAGCTGGAATTGTCGATCAAATCGTTTTCAAGAAGCTTACTCAAGCTTAAAATACATCATTCTGAGCGCCCTGACGTTCCCACAACAACAGTTTTTGCAGCTCATTTAAAGTCCAAATTACCAGCCCAAGTTGGACAAGTGAACGCCAAACACCGCAAGTCTATGGGCTCGGCTATTTCAACCATTCGCCGCACAGCAGAAGCCGCGGCATTGCGTTGGTTACTCACAAATCACTTGAAAGGCACGCACAAACCAACCGTATTAATTGGCGATCTGAATGACGATCCACGTTCAAATACATTGGCACTAATTACTGAGCAACCGAACCTTTCAATGACGGCTAAAGGAAGCGATTCTAGCTTATACAGCGCACTGCAAATGCAGCAATTGCAATCCTATCGCGACGTATTTTACACACACGAGTTCAATCGCATGAAAGACACTCTCGACCATATTTTGGTTTCGGAAGAGTTTTTTGTGAATTCAAAAGATAGCCATTGGCAACACAAACATACACAAGTGTGGAATGATCATTTAGAAGATAACCAAGCGCATACCGGCGACCACGGAATTATTTGCGCATCATTTCGCTACAAACCGAATGCTTAG
- the arfB gene encoding alternative ribosome rescue aminoacyl-tRNA hydrolase ArfB — protein sequence MLIISNSVSLAEWEIELTAIRAQGAGGQNVNKVSSAIHLRFDISRSSLPSFYKERLLNLRDQRITKDGVVVIKAQQFRTQEANREAALERLKELILEATKVIKTRRPTKPTKASQRRRMDKKSQRGDVKSMRGKIKF from the coding sequence GCCGAGTGGGAAATTGAGCTCACAGCAATACGAGCGCAAGGGGCGGGCGGACAAAACGTGAATAAAGTATCCAGCGCCATTCACTTGCGCTTTGATATTAGCCGCTCTTCACTTCCCTCTTTTTACAAAGAGAGATTACTTAATTTACGCGACCAGCGCATCACAAAAGACGGCGTTGTAGTGATTAAAGCTCAGCAATTTAGAACACAAGAAGCCAACCGAGAGGCAGCGCTAGAACGCCTTAAAGAGCTCATTCTAGAAGCGACTAAAGTGATAAAAACACGCCGTCCGACAAAACCGACTAAAGCCAGTCAACGTCGACGTATGGATAAAAAATCACAACGCGGCGACGTAAAGTCCATGCGCGGAAAAATCAAGTTTTAG